The following are encoded in a window of Heteronotia binoei isolate CCM8104 ecotype False Entrance Well chromosome 9, APGP_CSIRO_Hbin_v1, whole genome shotgun sequence genomic DNA:
- the NPY2R gene encoding neuropeptide Y receptor type 2: MGPMGGAKMEGNQTGLSKMELYARMNLLGFTIPYSDLPADSERGLKDSTKMVEVQIILICAYSTIILLGLLGNTLVIHVVIKFKSMRTVTNFFIANLAVADLLVNTLCLPFTLIYTLQGEWKLGPVLCYLVPYAQGLAVQVSIVTLTVIALDRHRCIVYHLESKISKQISFLIIGVVWAGSALLASPLAIFREYFSIDISQDVKMVVCAESWQREGKVNYGTIYSVSMLLIQYVLPLVIISYAYIRIWSKLKNHISPGSGNDHYHQRRQKTTKMLVCVVLVFALCWLPFHIFQLVSDIYSKVLDLAEYKLIYTLFHVIAMCSTFANPILYGWMNTNYRTVFLTTFQCEQRLDSIHPEASPALKTKKNLEVKEKHSNGSPFSEPTNV; this comes from the coding sequence ATGGGACCAATGGGAGGAGCAAAGATGGAAGGGAACCAGACAGGCCTATCTAAAATGGAGCTATATGCCAGAATGAACTTATTGGGCTTCACCATACCCTACAGTGATCTCCCTGCTGACTCTGAACGAGGGCTGAAGGACAGCACCAAGATGGTGGAGGTGCAGATCATCCTCATCTGTGCCTACAGTACTATTATCTTGCTAGGGCTGTTGGGCAACACACTGGTGATTCATGTAGTGATCAAGTTCAAGAGCATGCGTACTGTAACTAATTTCTTCATTGCCAACTTGGCTGTGGCTGATCTGCTGGTGAATACACTTTGCCTGCCTTTTACCTTGATTTATACATTGCAGGGGGAATGGAAGCTTGGTCCAGTACTGTGTTACCTTGTGCCTTATGCCCAAGGTCTTGCTGTGCAGGTTTCTATAGTTACTTTGACTGTGATAGCCTTGGATCGGCACCGGTGCATTGTGTATCACTTGGAGAGCAAGATTTCTAAGCAAATCAGCTTCCTGATCATTGGGGTGGTCTGGGCTGGCAGTGCTCTGTTGGCAAGTCCCTTGGCCATCTTCCGAGAGTATTTCTCCATTGACATCAGTCAGGATGTCAAGATGGTGGTCTGTGCAGAAAGCTGGCAGAGAGAAGGGAAAGTGAATTATGGCACTATCTACAGCGTCTCAATGCTCCTGATCCAATATGTCTTGCCTCTGGTGATCATCAGCTATGCCTACATCCGAATTTGGAGTAAGCTAAAGAATCACATCAGTCCTGGGTCAGGGAATGATCACTACCATCAGAGACGTCAGAAGACCACCAAGATGCTGGTTTGTGTGGTGCTGGTGTTTGCactctgctggttgccttttcaCATCTTTCAACTTGTCAGTGACATTTACAGCAAAGTGTTGGATCTTGCTGAGTACAAACTGATCTACACACTCTTTCATGTCATTGCGATGTGCTCAACTTTTGCCAATCCCATCCTCTATGGCTGGATGAACACCAACTACAGAACAGTTTTCCTGACAACTTTTCAGTGTGAACAGCGGTTGGATTCTATCCACCCTGAAGCATCACCTGCACTTAAAACCAAGAAGAATCTGGAAGTGAAAGAGAAGCATTCCAATGGGTCCCCATTCTCAGAGCCTACTAATGTCTAA